The Methanocaldococcus jannaschii DSM 2661 genome has a segment encoding these proteins:
- a CDS encoding ATP-binding protein, which produces MVQLNDYILNHIAKTPLILSRYNKEKKRFDYDILKEKVDKYIENDKKELILLYGLRGLGKTTLLSQIYHYARLKIEPNRVLYFSMDELKLNDIKLMDALKAYSEIFGINLYEEKIILLLDEIQYERHWDLVLKNLYDTTNIFIIATGSSALKLRESPDLARRALHKPIYPMTFREYLYLTKNIKIESLFEEVILNNNLDNFKKVYAKVYSQILEEDVKKYLRIGSLPFALEDDELEVYNKIYTMLERIIYKDVREVKEFDMETLDKAFKLLYLLANPKGERYSYESLANTLEIAKGTLINLVDVLEKCELLFKIYPYGSMDKKVRKSQKIKFLPVPIKTALWHKMGVVIDDVCYGSLLEDVVAFYLYLFCKKKGYSLSYEPKKGGADFILISPYMEKIVIEVGLGKKSSKQVLKSMERVKASKGIIIGDELKVEGNILYIPWKGFLLLI; this is translated from the coding sequence ATGGTTCAGTTGAATGACTATATTTTAAACCACATTGCAAAAACTCCTTTAATACTCTCAAGATACAACAAAGAGAAGAAGAGATTTGATTATGATATTTTAAAAGAAAAGGTTGATAAATACATTGAGAATGATAAAAAGGAGTTAATCCTCTTGTATGGACTTAGAGGCTTGGGAAAAACTACACTTTTATCTCAAATCTATCACTATGCAAGATTAAAGATAGAGCCTAATAGAGTTTTATACTTTTCAATGGATGAGTTAAAACTTAACGACATCAAATTAATGGATGCTTTAAAAGCTTATTCAGAAATCTTTGGTATCAATCTATACGAAGAGAAGATAATCCTATTGCTTGATGAAATTCAGTATGAAAGGCATTGGGATTTGGTTTTAAAAAACCTCTATGACACCACCAATATTTTTATAATAGCTACTGGTTCATCTGCTTTAAAGCTTAGAGAAAGTCCAGATTTGGCAAGGAGGGCATTGCATAAACCTATTTATCCAATGACTTTTAGAGAATATTTATATTTAACAAAAAATATCAAGATTGAAAGCCTATTTGAAGAGGTAATTTTAAATAACAACTTAGACAACTTCAAAAAAGTGTATGCCAAAGTTTATTCCCAAATCTTAGAGGAAGATGTTAAAAAATATTTAAGGATTGGTTCTTTACCCTTTGCTTTGGAAGATGATGAATTGGAAGTTTATAATAAAATCTATACAATGTTAGAGAGGATTATTTATAAGGATGTTAGAGAAGTGAAAGAATTTGACATGGAAACGTTAGATAAAGCCTTTAAATTGCTATATCTATTAGCCAATCCAAAGGGAGAGAGATACAGCTATGAAAGTTTAGCAAATACCCTTGAAATCGCAAAAGGAACTTTGATAAATTTAGTTGATGTCTTAGAAAAGTGTGAATTGTTATTTAAAATCTATCCTTATGGTTCAATGGACAAAAAGGTTAGAAAATCCCAAAAGATAAAATTCCTCCCAGTTCCTATAAAGACAGCATTATGGCATAAAATGGGAGTTGTGATAGATGATGTTTGTTATGGCTCTTTATTAGAAGATGTTGTAGCGTTTTATCTATACTTATTTTGTAAAAAGAAAGGATATAGCCTAAGTTATGAACCAAAAAAAGGAGGAGCTGATTTTATTTTAATCTCTCCATATATGGAGAAGATTGTTATCGAGGTTGGCTTAGGCAAAAAATCATCAAAACAAGTTTTAAAGAGTATGGAGAGGGTTAAAGCTTCTAAGGGCATAATTATCGGTGATGAGTTAAAAGTTGAAGGTAACATCTTATATATTCCCTGGAAGGGTTTTTTATTGCTGATTTAA
- a CDS encoding PhoU domain-containing protein, with protein MLRGKEATLAGIIRVIIEEEPETQDEIAEKLGISRRYVAKLLKPLIDEKIVRHPYIVDMSKLHKINLEFDEYILMKEIKTTLEKMEKTLLNNLDLVYTALKNSDKKLAEDIIIKDYALNKMEEEVRILLSMNALKYLPGAYANALATIASNLERLGDYIANIAEEVVHGLKLDKDIENEVNMIFTLLKEMLTEAIDVVKSKKKETKIHELEEKLHKNLELLLNKVLENKREDLNFYVQFGMFLKDIERFGDRCVNIVDIALELYHNIPRNPIPERLKRGML; from the coding sequence ATGTTGAGAGGTAAAGAAGCTACCTTAGCTGGGATAATAAGGGTCATCATTGAAGAAGAGCCAGAGACACAAGATGAAATTGCTGAAAAGCTTGGAATAAGTAGGAGGTATGTTGCTAAGCTTTTAAAGCCATTGATTGATGAAAAAATCGTTAGGCATCCATATATTGTAGATATGAGTAAATTGCATAAGATAAATTTAGAGTTTGACGAATATATCTTAATGAAAGAAATAAAAACTACCTTAGAAAAAATGGAAAAAACACTTTTAAATAACTTGGATTTGGTTTATACGGCTTTAAAAAATAGTGATAAGAAATTGGCTGAGGATATAATCATTAAAGACTATGCACTGAATAAGATGGAGGAAGAGGTTAGGATACTCTTAAGTATGAATGCTTTAAAATATTTGCCTGGAGCTTATGCCAATGCTTTGGCTACAATAGCATCAAATCTTGAGAGGTTGGGGGATTATATAGCAAACATTGCTGAAGAAGTAGTTCATGGACTTAAATTAGATAAAGACATTGAAAATGAAGTTAATATGATATTCACCCTTCTCAAAGAGATGCTAACTGAAGCTATAGACGTTGTTAAAAGTAAGAAAAAGGAGACAAAAATTCATGAGCTTGAGGAAAAGTTGCATAAAAACCTTGAGTTATTGCTAAACAAAGTTTTAGAAAATAAGAGGGAGGATTTAAACTTCTATGTTCAGTTTGGTATGTTTTTAAAGGACATTGAGAGATTTGGAGATAGATGTGTGAATATTGTAGATATTGCGTTAGAGTTATATCACAACATACCAAGAAATCCAATTCCTGAGAGGTTGAAAAGGGGAATGTTATAA
- a CDS encoding DUF2507 domain-containing protein: protein MEELGRNVDVSIFRILRFMNLRKYIGIDNEMLMYYFGKELSKNLNFKNFKELSNFYKEYKLGRIEMVSENPIKIRIYDCISCSGLPDVGKPLCHFEAGFLAGYIENVFNKKCYIIETHCWGLGNKFCQFEVRLVDNKKSENCFASSGDCNGYFGKNRTKKL, encoded by the coding sequence ATGGAAGAACTTGGGAGAAATGTAGATGTGTCTATTTTTAGAATTTTAAGATTTATGAATTTGAGGAAATATATTGGTATTGACAATGAAATGTTAATGTATTATTTTGGTAAAGAACTTAGTAAAAATCTGAATTTTAAGAATTTTAAAGAATTAAGTAACTTCTATAAAGAGTATAAACTTGGAAGAATTGAAATGGTTAGTGAAAATCCTATAAAGATTAGAATATATGATTGTATAAGCTGTTCTGGATTGCCAGATGTTGGAAAGCCCTTATGTCATTTTGAGGCAGGGTTTTTGGCAGGTTACATAGAAAATGTATTTAATAAAAAGTGTTACATAATAGAAACTCATTGCTGGGGATTGGGAAATAAATTCTGCCAATTTGAAGTTAGATTAGTTGATAATAAAAAAAGTGAAAATTGTTTTGCATCATCTGGTGATTGTAATGGTTACTTTGGAAAAAATAGAACTAAAAAACTTTAA
- the trmY gene encoding tRNA (pseudouridine(54)-N(1))-methyltransferase TrmY codes for MREFIFKANKTITSSDINLKDLPGSCGRLDLLCRCVSDAFFLSHDIRRDVVFYAVLYGQPNPPVCIKFVGSELKKVSPDERNIAIFIKKALKKFEELDEEQRKDWNQSTPGIYVRRLGFRNLVLEKLEEGKNIYYLHMNGEDVENVDIENPVFIIGDHIGIGEEDERFLDEIKAKRISLSPLELHANHCITIIHNVLDKKRICEI; via the coding sequence ATGAGAGAATTTATATTCAAAGCAAATAAAACCATAACCTCCTCAGATATAAATTTAAAGGATTTACCTGGGAGTTGTGGAAGGTTGGATTTGTTATGCAGATGTGTGAGTGACGCTTTCTTTTTATCCCATGATATAAGGAGGGACGTTGTTTTCTATGCTGTTCTTTATGGACAGCCAAATCCTCCTGTTTGCATAAAATTTGTTGGTAGTGAGTTAAAAAAGGTTTCTCCAGATGAAAGGAATATAGCAATATTTATAAAAAAAGCCCTTAAAAAATTTGAAGAACTTGATGAAGAGCAAAGAAAGGATTGGAATCAATCAACTCCTGGAATTTACGTTAGAAGATTGGGATTTAGGAATTTAGTTTTGGAAAAGTTGGAAGAAGGAAAGAATATTTATTATTTACATATGAATGGAGAAGATGTTGAGAACGTTGATATAGAAAATCCAGTTTTTATAATTGGAGACCATATTGGTATTGGAGAGGAGGATGAAAGGTTTTTAGATGAGATTAAAGCTAAAAGAATCTCCCTATCTCCATTAGAATTGCATGCAAATCATTGTATTACTATAATACACAATGTTTTAGATAAGAAAAGAATATGTGAGATTTAA
- a CDS encoding orotate phosphoribosyltransferase-like protein, whose amino-acid sequence MNKELLKKVIELKSNGLTIGEIAEELNVSMETARYLVLNAEKLLKEEEKAIKLENVDIFIDWKNIGSSANRLKYISSIIVDILKSRNIEFDTVVGVSTSGVPIATLVASELGKELTIYIPKKHISEEGKKITGSISQNFSAVNYKRAVIIDDVVTSGSTLKECIKQLKEVCSPKLVVVLIDKSGLDEIEGVPLIPLIRIGAVNVEQK is encoded by the coding sequence ATGAATAAAGAATTATTAAAAAAGGTTATAGAGTTAAAAAGTAATGGACTTACAATTGGAGAGATTGCTGAGGAACTAAATGTATCAATGGAGACAGCAAGATATTTGGTTTTAAATGCTGAGAAATTGTTAAAAGAGGAGGAAAAAGCTATAAAGCTTGAAAATGTTGATATATTCATTGATTGGAAAAATATTGGTAGCTCAGCAAATAGGTTAAAATACATTAGCTCAATAATAGTTGATATTTTAAAGAGCAGGAATATCGAATTCGATACCGTTGTTGGAGTCTCTACAAGTGGAGTTCCTATAGCTACTTTGGTAGCTTCCGAATTAGGTAAAGAATTAACTATCTACATACCAAAGAAGCATATATCTGAAGAAGGGAAAAAGATAACTGGTTCAATATCACAAAACTTCTCAGCTGTAAATTACAAGAGAGCTGTTATCATAGATGATGTTGTAACAAGTGGAAGCACTTTAAAGGAGTGTATAAAGCAGTTGAAAGAAGTATGCAGCCCAAAATTAGTAGTTGTATTGATAGATAAAAGTGGATTGGATGAGATTGAAGGCGTTCCTTTAATTCCATTGATTAGAATAGGGGCTGTAAATGTAGAGCAAAAATAA
- a CDS encoding DUF996 domain-containing protein, with product MELKEAKYLGGIGAVLNLVSYAVGGILAIAGYVLILLALNKISKIFNDDEVFKKYLYGVVLWIIAVLIVIFAVGISFVSLSFIPLDYGLTAMSSFLVGVILFYILSVIGGYFIKKSYEKVSYYTGVDSFRICGLLYFIGTLLLIVIVGIIVIIVAQILEIVAYFSLPDDLKSEN from the coding sequence ATGGAATTAAAAGAAGCTAAATATTTAGGAGGTATTGGGGCGGTATTAAATTTAGTTTCTTATGCAGTTGGGGGAATTTTAGCTATTGCTGGATATGTTTTAATACTGCTGGCATTAAATAAGATTTCAAAGATTTTTAATGATGATGAGGTGTTTAAAAAATATTTATATGGTGTTGTTTTATGGATAATAGCTGTATTAATTGTAATTTTTGCAGTAGGAATTTCTTTTGTATCTCTTTCATTTATCCCACTAGATTATGGACTAACGGCAATGTCATCTTTTTTAGTTGGTGTTATTTTGTTTTATATCCTTTCAGTTATTGGAGGTTACTTTATAAAGAAAAGTTATGAAAAGGTTTCATATTACACTGGTGTTGATTCATTTAGAATTTGTGGATTGCTGTATTTTATTGGAACACTACTTTTAATAGTGATTGTTGGGATTATTGTAATAATTGTTGCCCAAATTTTAGAGATTGTTGCATATTTCTCTTTACCTGATGATTTAAAAAGTGAGAATTAA
- the mch gene encoding methenyltetrahydromethanopterin cyclohydrolase, giving the protein MLSVNKKALEIVNKMIENKEEINIDVIKLENGATVLDCGVNVPGSWKAGKLFTKICLGGLAHVGISLSPCECKGITLPYVKIKTSHPAIATLGAQKAGWAVKVGKYFAMGSGPARALAKKPKKTYEEIGYEDDADVAVLCLEASKLPNEEVAEYVAKECGVEVENVYLLVAPTASLVGSIQISGRVVENGTYKMLEVLEFDVNKVKYAAGLAPIAPIIGDDFAMMGATNDMVLYGGITYYYIKSDENDDIESLCKALPSCASKDYGKPFMEVFKAADYDFYKIDKGMFAPAVVVINDMTTGKVYRAGKVNAEVLKKSLGWTEL; this is encoded by the coding sequence ATGCTGAGTGTAAATAAAAAGGCATTAGAAATTGTAAATAAAATGATAGAAAATAAAGAAGAGATAAATATTGACGTCATAAAATTAGAAAATGGAGCTACTGTTTTGGACTGTGGAGTTAATGTCCCTGGAAGCTGGAAAGCTGGAAAGTTATTCACAAAGATTTGTTTGGGAGGTTTAGCTCATGTTGGCATCTCCTTATCACCATGTGAGTGTAAAGGCATAACCTTACCTTATGTTAAGATAAAGACATCACATCCAGCAATTGCTACATTGGGAGCTCAAAAGGCAGGATGGGCAGTTAAAGTTGGAAAATACTTTGCTATGGGTTCAGGACCTGCAAGGGCTTTAGCTAAAAAGCCAAAAAAGACCTATGAAGAGATTGGCTATGAAGATGATGCTGATGTTGCTGTTTTATGTTTAGAGGCTTCAAAATTGCCAAATGAAGAAGTTGCTGAATATGTAGCTAAAGAATGTGGTGTTGAAGTAGAAAACGTTTATTTGTTAGTTGCTCCAACTGCTTCATTAGTTGGTTCAATCCAGATTAGTGGAAGAGTCGTTGAGAACGGAACATACAAGATGTTAGAAGTTTTAGAGTTTGATGTTAATAAAGTTAAATATGCGGCAGGTTTAGCTCCAATTGCTCCAATAATAGGGGATGATTTCGCAATGATGGGAGCTACAAACGATATGGTATTGTATGGTGGGATAACCTACTACTACATTAAGAGTGATGAAAACGATGACATTGAAAGCTTATGCAAAGCTCTCCCATCTTGTGCTTCAAAAGATTATGGAAAACCATTCATGGAAGTGTTTAAAGCTGCTGATTACGACTTCTACAAGATTGACAAAGGAATGTTTGCTCCAGCTGTGGTTGTAATTAACGATATGACAACTGGAAAAGTCTATAGAGCTGGAAAGGTCAATGCAGAAGTCCTTAAAAAATCATTAGGCTGGACAGAGTTATAA
- the smc gene encoding chromosome segregation protein SMC — protein MVTLEKIELKNFKSFKKLSLDIPKGFTAIVGPNGSGKSNIVDAILFVLGKTSAKKLRANRFSGLITYHNGKRADFAEVCLYFTNENNAFNVNADKVGILRRIKSSGETDYYLVWKENDKEKRKKMTKHEIIDLFRRLGLLGDNVISQGDLLKIINISPIERRKIIDEISGIAEFDEKKKKAEEELKKARELIEMIDIRISEVENNLKKLKKEKEDAEKYIKLNEELKAAKYALILKKVSYLNVLLENIQNDIKNLEELKNEFLSKVREIDVEIENLKLRLNNIINELNEKGNEEVLELHKSIKELEVEIENDKKVLDSSINELKKVEVEIENKKKEIKETQKKIIENRDSIIEKEQQIKEIEEKIKNLNYEKERLKEAIAESESIIKHLKESEMEIADEIAKNQNELYRLKKELNDLDNLINRKNFEIEKNNEMIKKLKEELETVEDVDTKPLYLELENLNVEIEFSKRGIKELEEKKKELQAKLDELHAEYVKENARIKALKEMEELSMDRAIREILNANLPGIIDIVGNLGKTKIEYKTAIEVAAGNRLNHIVVKRMDDAVRAIKYLKERKLGRATFLPLDRIEGREAYYIDEDGVIGRAIDLVEFDEKYRRVFEYVFGNTVVVENIDIAKELAKKYRKVRFVTLDGDVIEPSGAMIGGTFKSKAKIKVDVDLSKLNKIADEIIAIESELRKIKEEIERLSKIVKRSSAKKMEIENTLEIIKKNEMRKREIAEKNTIKIKELELKNKDILEELEELNLKREEILNRINEIESKINELIERREKIINELKEYESDENLKRMNEIEGELKILEKEKAKLKNEIDKGLTLVKEILIPKIEELNKKVSELINKKVILEKNISFYKESIEKNLSILEEKRKRYEELAKNLKELTEKKEQLEKEIETLERERREILRKVRDIENRINELMVEKAKYESKLEEEERKLYLCEKVDVSKELEKKDIEELEIYIGELENEIKSLEPVNMRAIEDYNYVAERYKELIEKRKEYERDEKKYLQLMEELENKKKEVFMEVFNKVAKNFEEVYKEIGGIGKLSLENEKNPFEGGILIDASPRGKKLLSLDAMSGGEKSLTALAFLFAIQRLNPSPFYVLDEVDAALDVKNVSLIADMIKNASKDSQFIVISHREQMVSKADVVYGVYMENGLSKVVGIRL, from the coding sequence ATGGTTACTTTGGAAAAAATAGAACTAAAAAACTTTAAATCATTTAAAAAATTATCTTTAGATATTCCAAAGGGATTTACAGCCATAGTTGGGCCTAATGGTAGTGGAAAATCTAACATAGTCGATGCTATATTATTTGTGCTTGGAAAAACCTCTGCTAAAAAATTGAGAGCAAATAGATTCAGCGGTTTGATAACCTACCACAACGGAAAGAGGGCAGATTTTGCTGAAGTTTGTTTATATTTTACAAATGAGAATAATGCCTTCAATGTTAATGCTGATAAAGTAGGAATTTTAAGAAGGATAAAGAGTAGTGGAGAGACAGACTATTATTTAGTTTGGAAAGAGAACGATAAGGAGAAGAGAAAGAAGATGACTAAGCATGAAATTATTGATTTATTTAGAAGATTGGGGCTTTTAGGAGATAATGTTATTTCACAAGGAGATTTGTTGAAAATTATCAATATCTCACCAATTGAGAGAAGAAAGATTATCGATGAGATTAGTGGAATAGCAGAGTTTGATGAAAAAAAGAAGAAGGCAGAGGAGGAGTTAAAAAAAGCCAGAGAGTTAATTGAGATGATTGATATAAGGATTAGTGAGGTTGAAAACAATTTAAAGAAGCTTAAAAAAGAGAAAGAAGATGCAGAAAAATATATAAAATTAAATGAAGAGCTAAAAGCTGCTAAGTATGCTTTGATATTAAAAAAAGTTAGCTACCTAAATGTTCTTTTAGAGAACATCCAAAATGACATTAAAAATTTGGAAGAGCTTAAAAATGAATTTTTAAGCAAGGTTAGAGAAATTGATGTAGAGATTGAGAATTTAAAGCTTAGATTAAACAACATCATAAATGAACTCAACGAGAAGGGCAATGAAGAAGTTTTAGAGCTTCATAAATCAATTAAAGAGCTTGAAGTAGAGATTGAGAACGATAAGAAGGTTTTAGATAGCTCAATAAATGAGCTAAAAAAGGTTGAAGTTGAAATTGAAAATAAGAAGAAGGAGATTAAAGAAACTCAAAAGAAGATTATTGAAAATAGAGACAGCATTATTGAGAAAGAACAGCAGATAAAAGAAATTGAAGAGAAAATCAAGAATCTCAACTATGAAAAAGAGAGATTAAAAGAGGCTATTGCTGAAAGCGAGAGCATCATCAAACACTTAAAAGAATCTGAGATGGAGATAGCTGATGAAATAGCTAAAAACCAGAACGAACTCTATAGGCTAAAAAAAGAATTAAATGATTTAGATAATTTGATAAACAGAAAGAATTTTGAAATTGAAAAAAACAATGAGATGATTAAAAAGTTAAAGGAGGAACTTGAAACTGTTGAAGACGTTGATACTAAGCCATTGTATTTAGAGCTTGAAAATTTAAACGTTGAGATTGAGTTTTCAAAGAGGGGGATTAAAGAACTTGAGGAAAAAAAGAAAGAACTACAAGCTAAATTGGATGAGTTACATGCTGAGTATGTTAAAGAGAATGCAAGAATCAAGGCTTTAAAGGAGATGGAAGAGCTATCTATGGATAGGGCAATTAGAGAGATATTGAATGCCAACTTACCGGGAATTATCGACATTGTTGGTAATTTAGGAAAGACAAAAATTGAGTATAAAACAGCTATAGAAGTAGCAGCTGGAAATAGGCTGAATCATATAGTTGTTAAGAGAATGGATGATGCAGTTAGAGCTATAAAGTATTTAAAAGAGAGAAAGCTTGGAAGAGCCACGTTTTTGCCATTGGATAGAATTGAGGGCAGAGAGGCGTATTATATTGATGAAGATGGAGTTATTGGTAGAGCTATTGATTTAGTGGAGTTTGATGAAAAATATAGGAGAGTTTTTGAGTATGTGTTTGGAAACACTGTAGTTGTTGAAAATATTGATATAGCTAAGGAGTTGGCTAAAAAATACAGAAAGGTGAGGTTTGTAACATTAGATGGAGATGTTATAGAGCCGAGTGGGGCGATGATTGGAGGGACTTTTAAAAGTAAGGCAAAGATAAAGGTTGATGTTGATTTAAGTAAGCTGAATAAGATAGCTGATGAAATTATAGCCATTGAGAGTGAGTTGAGGAAGATAAAAGAAGAAATTGAGAGATTAAGTAAGATAGTAAAGAGAAGTTCTGCCAAAAAAATGGAGATTGAAAATACATTAGAGATAATTAAAAAGAATGAAATGAGGAAGAGAGAGATTGCTGAAAAGAACACTATAAAGATAAAAGAGTTGGAGTTGAAAAATAAAGATATTTTAGAGGAGTTGGAGGAGTTGAATCTTAAGAGGGAGGAGATTTTAAATAGGATTAATGAAATTGAGAGTAAAATAAATGAGTTGATTGAAAGAAGGGAGAAGATAATTAATGAGCTGAAGGAGTATGAAAGTGATGAAAACTTAAAGAGAATGAACGAAATTGAAGGGGAATTAAAGATTTTAGAGAAAGAGAAAGCCAAATTAAAAAATGAGATTGATAAAGGGCTTACTTTAGTTAAAGAGATATTAATTCCAAAGATTGAGGAACTGAATAAGAAAGTCTCTGAGCTAATAAATAAAAAAGTCATATTGGAGAAGAATATATCGTTCTATAAAGAGAGTATTGAAAAAAATCTATCTATATTGGAGGAGAAGAGGAAGAGATATGAGGAATTAGCTAAAAACCTAAAAGAGCTGACCGAAAAAAAGGAACAGCTTGAGAAAGAGATAGAAACCTTAGAAAGAGAGAGAAGAGAGATATTAAGGAAAGTTAGAGACATTGAAAACAGAATAAACGAACTCATGGTTGAAAAGGCGAAGTATGAAAGTAAGTTGGAGGAAGAGGAGAGAAAGCTTTATCTATGCGAAAAAGTTGATGTAAGTAAAGAGTTGGAGAAAAAAGACATTGAAGAACTTGAGATATATATAGGAGAGCTTGAGAATGAGATAAAAAGCTTAGAACCAGTTAATATGAGGGCTATTGAAGACTATAACTATGTGGCAGAGAGATACAAGGAGTTGATAGAAAAAAGAAAAGAGTATGAGAGAGATGAGAAAAAATATCTCCAATTGATGGAAGAGCTTGAAAATAAAAAGAAAGAAGTCTTTATGGAGGTTTTTAACAAGGTAGCTAAGAACTTTGAGGAAGTATATAAGGAGATTGGAGGTATTGGGAAGCTGAGCTTAGAGAATGAGAAGAATCCATTTGAAGGAGGGATTTTGATAGATGCATCTCCAAGAGGCAAAAAGCTTTTAAGCTTAGATGCTATGAGTGGGGGAGAAAAATCATTAACAGCTTTAGCATTTTTATTTGCTATTCAAAGGCTAAATCCTTCGCCATTCTATGTATTGGATGAAGTTGATGCCGCTTTAGATGTAAAAAACGTCTCTTTAATTGCTGATATGATTAAAAACGCCTCTAAAGACAGCCAATTTATAGTTATAAGCCATAGAGAACAGATGGTTAGTAAGGCAGATGTTGTTTATGGTGTTTATATGGAAAACGGTTTAAGTAAAGTTGTTGGTATTAGATTATAA
- a CDS encoding 7-carboxy-7-deazaguanine synthase QueE, protein MIREIFNSIMGEGKYIGRRFIFVRFAGCPLNCVYCDEESKGYFNRVEKIPGSGEFETLQKMEIEDIINAIDKLKTPDLFAVSFTGGEPLLYHKQIKEIAEILKDKGYRTFLESNGMFPERIFYFDIASIDIKLKEHFEYIKDEDYEKLYKNELKTIKKLYNLNSDIYAKVVIMEETNIEDVKIIAKDLSDIGNITLCIQPVTPHGNIKSPSQRKLFEIMEACGEYLKDNVMLTIQMHKYLGML, encoded by the coding sequence ATGATAAGGGAAATTTTTAACTCAATAATGGGAGAAGGAAAATATATAGGGAGAAGGTTTATATTTGTGAGATTTGCTGGATGTCCATTAAACTGTGTTTATTGCGATGAAGAGAGCAAAGGATATTTTAATAGAGTGGAAAAAATCCCTGGAAGTGGAGAATTTGAAACTCTGCAAAAGATGGAGATTGAAGACATAATAAACGCTATAGATAAGCTAAAAACACCAGATTTGTTTGCAGTATCTTTTACAGGAGGAGAGCCATTACTCTACCATAAACAAATAAAAGAAATCGCTGAAATTTTAAAAGATAAAGGATACAGAACTTTCTTAGAGAGCAATGGGATGTTTCCAGAGAGAATTTTTTATTTTGATATCGCATCCATTGATATAAAGTTGAAAGAGCATTTTGAGTATATAAAAGATGAAGATTATGAAAAACTCTATAAAAATGAGCTTAAAACAATAAAAAAGCTGTATAATTTAAATTCTGATATTTATGCAAAGGTTGTTATAATGGAAGAGACAAATATAGAGGATGTAAAAATAATAGCAAAGGATTTGAGTGATATAGGAAATATAACTTTATGCATTCAACCAGTAACCCCCCATGGAAATATAAAATCTCCTTCTCAAAGGAAATTGTTTGAAATTATGGAAGCATGTGGAGAGTATTTGAAAGATAATGTTATGCTAACAATACAAATGCATAAGTATTTGGGGATGTTATAA
- a CDS encoding DUF7411 family protein: MNFEKIIEEKVNQKLKELRLKNSLEILEKLDINTELKEALKSTLLKRLNGEKEFYKISIDKKPKAVVAFSGGVDSSTSAIIAKQIFDVKAVSCYSKYIMTDEMRENAKNIAKKIGISLEFVSIDLEEVYKGVVNGKFHPCGRCHKVIENAVIDYAKKIDAEFVIFGDLLAFGYLALYREDEIFRFNLPSFFALTKDEEREILKNNGIELKMSYGCPLLKIYHKHNKGYKFTIQRILREVRGRVVNEEEGFKNIVEILNQQ, translated from the coding sequence ATGAATTTTGAAAAAATTATAGAGGAAAAAGTAAATCAAAAACTCAAAGAATTGAGGCTAAAAAACTCCTTAGAAATTTTAGAGAAATTAGATATTAATACAGAGCTTAAAGAAGCTTTAAAATCCACGCTTTTAAAGAGATTAAATGGAGAGAAAGAGTTTTATAAAATTTCCATTGATAAAAAGCCAAAGGCAGTTGTTGCATTTAGTGGAGGAGTTGATAGCTCTACATCTGCAATAATAGCAAAGCAGATTTTTGATGTTAAGGCAGTTTCTTGCTATTCAAAATATATAATGACAGATGAGATGAGAGAAAATGCCAAAAACATAGCTAAGAAGATTGGAATAAGTTTAGAATTTGTGAGTATTGATTTAGAGGAAGTTTATAAAGGAGTTGTTAATGGTAAATTTCATCCCTGCGGTAGATGCCATAAAGTTATCGAAAATGCAGTTATAGATTATGCCAAAAAAATAGATGCTGAGTTTGTTATATTTGGTGATTTATTAGCTTTTGGATATTTAGCTTTATATAGGGAGGATGAGATTTTTAGATTTAATCTACCTTCTTTTTTTGCCCTAACAAAGGATGAAGAGAGGGAGATATTAAAAAACAATGGCATTGAGCTAAAAATGAGTTATGGCTGCCCATTGTTAAAAATTTACCATAAACATAATAAGGGATATAAATTTACAATTCAAAGGATTTTGAGGGAAGTTAGGGGAAGGGTAGTTAATGAAGAAGAAGGATTCAAAAATATAGTTGAGATTTTAAATCAGCAATAA